A window of Cellulomonas fimi contains these coding sequences:
- a CDS encoding transglutaminase-like domain-containing protein: MSGRPAIGVRGTRAATVDVAVLVAALALVLVPLLPVYGDLAALPAIAGGLVLGAGVAVWAAARRWSAAVTVAAVTLTYLLAGGPLAAPSTTVAGVVPTARTAVELARGAASTWKQVLTLQPPVGTSGSLLVAAYLLALVGSATAVTLALRVRRPAVAALAAVVPLVAMVAVIVLGTRDPVPPPALTGTVAVLVLLPWAAARTGLLRPRRVVALGSLAAVALGAGVVGAPAVVGDTSRYVVRDEIVPPFDPRDYPSPLSAFRHFVKLGEDTTLLTVSGLPDGARVRLATMDRYDGVVWNVSGDGSADASGEFRRVGDVLEPSDTGDRARVQVEVGALTGVWLPTVGMATSFDLGASSGALRYNDATGAAVLVGGVRSGMTYDVDVVVPPVPEPSDIGAAPVAAVTLPDVVGAPDVVAVTAPDVARDAGDPSEVATALTAWLSEEGYFSHGVAPEDYPSLSGHGAYRMTELLGGDLMVGDGEQYASALALLAREMGLPARVVLGFQPEPSGGEPVDLTGDDIRAWVEIAFTGYGWVPFDPTPPPTQTPQEDQQQAPTQPDPQVVQPPPPPPDAVTPPDEDTEQPTTDDPQDDTDGSAVWRLVARIAGVAAIPVVLVLLPFVVVGVLKARRRRRRRRRPDTVGRMAGGWEEVVDHAHDLRRPVPDLATRQEGARALARAFADAPGPQGAAVAASVHELAGHADRAVFAAGEPTDADVAAYWQRVEAAVQAMTRTVGWRRRVRARLSTASLRAGRRRARAVGASVASGPPGRRGRRGAGPGPRAT; the protein is encoded by the coding sequence GTGAGCGGGCGGCCCGCGATCGGGGTGCGCGGCACGCGGGCGGCGACGGTCGACGTCGCCGTGCTGGTCGCCGCGCTCGCGCTGGTGCTCGTGCCGCTGCTGCCGGTCTACGGCGACCTGGCCGCGCTGCCGGCGATCGCCGGCGGCCTCGTGCTCGGGGCGGGCGTCGCCGTGTGGGCGGCCGCCCGGCGCTGGTCCGCCGCGGTGACCGTCGCCGCCGTCACCCTGACCTACCTCCTCGCGGGCGGGCCGCTGGCCGCGCCGTCGACGACGGTCGCCGGCGTCGTGCCGACGGCGCGGACCGCGGTCGAGCTCGCGCGCGGCGCGGCGTCGACGTGGAAGCAGGTGCTCACCCTGCAGCCGCCGGTCGGCACGAGCGGGTCGCTGCTCGTCGCCGCCTACCTGCTGGCGCTCGTCGGGTCGGCGACCGCCGTGACCCTGGCGCTGCGGGTGCGCCGCCCGGCGGTCGCGGCGCTCGCCGCGGTCGTGCCGCTCGTCGCCATGGTGGCCGTGATCGTGCTCGGCACGCGGGACCCGGTCCCGCCGCCCGCGCTCACCGGGACCGTCGCGGTGCTCGTGCTGCTGCCCTGGGCGGCCGCGCGCACCGGGCTGCTGCGGCCGCGGCGGGTCGTCGCGCTCGGGTCGCTCGCCGCGGTCGCGCTCGGGGCGGGTGTCGTCGGTGCGCCCGCGGTCGTCGGGGACACGTCCCGGTACGTCGTGCGGGACGAGATCGTGCCGCCGTTCGACCCGCGCGACTACCCGAGCCCGCTGTCGGCGTTCCGGCACTTCGTCAAGCTCGGCGAGGACACCACCCTGCTCACGGTGTCGGGCCTGCCCGACGGCGCACGCGTGCGTCTCGCGACGATGGACCGCTACGACGGCGTCGTCTGGAACGTCTCGGGCGACGGCTCGGCCGACGCGTCCGGGGAGTTCCGTCGCGTGGGCGACGTGCTCGAGCCGTCCGACACCGGCGACCGCGCGCGCGTGCAGGTCGAGGTCGGTGCGCTCACGGGCGTCTGGCTGCCGACGGTCGGGATGGCGACGTCGTTCGACCTCGGCGCGTCGTCGGGTGCGCTGCGGTACAACGACGCGACGGGTGCCGCGGTGCTCGTGGGCGGTGTGCGCAGTGGCATGACGTACGACGTGGACGTCGTCGTCCCGCCGGTCCCGGAACCCTCCGACATCGGCGCCGCACCGGTCGCCGCCGTGACGCTGCCGGACGTCGTCGGTGCGCCCGACGTCGTCGCGGTCACCGCGCCCGACGTCGCGCGCGACGCCGGCGACCCGTCCGAGGTCGCGACGGCGCTCACCGCGTGGCTCTCCGAGGAGGGGTACTTCAGCCACGGCGTCGCACCCGAGGACTACCCGTCGCTGTCGGGGCACGGGGCGTACCGCATGACGGAGCTGCTCGGCGGTGACCTCATGGTCGGAGACGGCGAGCAGTACGCGTCGGCGCTCGCTCTGCTGGCGCGCGAGATGGGGCTGCCGGCACGCGTCGTGCTCGGCTTCCAGCCCGAGCCGTCGGGCGGGGAGCCCGTGGACCTCACGGGCGACGACATCCGCGCGTGGGTGGAGATCGCGTTCACCGGGTACGGCTGGGTGCCGTTCGACCCGACGCCCCCGCCGACGCAGACGCCGCAGGAGGACCAGCAGCAGGCGCCCACGCAGCCGGACCCCCAGGTCGTCCAGCCGCCCCCGCCGCCGCCGGACGCGGTGACCCCGCCCGACGAGGACACCGAGCAGCCCACGACCGACGACCCGCAGGACGACACCGACGGGAGCGCCGTGTGGCGTCTGGTCGCGCGGATCGCGGGCGTCGCGGCGATCCCGGTGGTCCTGGTCCTGCTGCCGTTCGTCGTCGTCGGGGTGCTCAAGGCGCGCCGTCGTCGCCGGCGGCGGCGCCGTCCCGACACCGTGGGGCGGATGGCCGGCGGCTGGGAGGAGGTCGTCGACCACGCGCACGACCTGCGCCGCCCCGTCCCCGACCTGGCGACGCGGCAGGAGGGCGCGCGCGCCCTGGCCCGCGCGTTCGCGGACGCGCCCGGCCCGCAGGGGGCGGCGGTCGCGGCGTCGGTGCACGAGCTCGCCGGCCACGCGGACCGCGCGGTGTTCGCCGCGGGGGAGCCGACGGACGCCGACGTCGCCGCGTACTGGCAGCGCGTCGAGGCGGCCGTGCAGGCCATGACCCGTACCGTGGGCTGGCGGCGGCGCGTGCGCGCCCGCCTGTCGACCGCGTCGCTGCGGGCCGGCCGGCGGCGTGCCCGGGCCGTCGGTGCGTCGGTGGCGTCGGGACCGCCGGGCCGCCGCGGACGACGGGGCGCGGGCCCCGGGCCGCGGGCGACCTGA
- a CDS encoding RDD family protein, whose product MQPVAPPHLPFRSAVPADEPPAGLGRRFLAGAVDVAVAVALGGWLVLPWWLATARAAATGEQPPAAGAGVVVGIAVMAIVGAVQWVVHGRTGATLGRYALGIRTLDVETRRPIGVGRVLVRSLVVAAGALVLGVGQLVVLLSPLLDRTGRRRGWHDLVARDEVLVVRGTQPVRPRGVRAWEGAAPVPPGRPAAADLPEPPTVTAPVRVPRWAGAQAGGTEQLAQWLDDAPSLVLAPLTPTRSAPDLDTRALPILRAPAAGAVAPSAPATAVGGLDPELELTRPAPRRPDVRVVTPHARPVPMAAEFELSDGRRLTVERTALVGRNPATVADVQLVRVVDPARSVSKTHLQVGVEPGGVWVADRGSTNGTVVTLPGGGQVVCQVDHQVRLRVGATVVFGDCWMRLVRAPGSPPVS is encoded by the coding sequence GTGCAGCCCGTCGCCCCGCCCCACCTGCCGTTCCGGTCCGCGGTGCCCGCCGACGAGCCGCCGGCCGGTCTGGGCCGCCGGTTCCTCGCCGGTGCGGTCGACGTCGCGGTGGCCGTCGCGCTCGGTGGGTGGCTCGTGCTGCCGTGGTGGCTGGCCACGGCCCGTGCGGCCGCGACGGGGGAGCAGCCGCCTGCGGCGGGGGCCGGCGTCGTCGTCGGGATCGCGGTCATGGCGATCGTCGGCGCGGTGCAGTGGGTCGTGCACGGACGGACCGGCGCGACCCTCGGCCGGTACGCGCTCGGCATCCGTACGCTCGACGTCGAGACCCGTCGGCCCATCGGGGTCGGGCGGGTGCTGGTGCGCTCGCTCGTCGTCGCGGCGGGTGCGCTCGTCCTGGGGGTGGGCCAGCTCGTGGTCCTGCTGTCGCCGCTCCTCGACCGGACGGGGCGACGCCGGGGGTGGCACGACCTCGTGGCGCGTGACGAGGTGCTCGTCGTGCGCGGCACGCAGCCCGTGCGCCCGCGCGGGGTGCGTGCGTGGGAGGGGGCGGCGCCCGTGCCGCCGGGACGGCCCGCGGCCGCGGACCTGCCCGAGCCGCCGACGGTCACCGCGCCCGTGCGGGTGCCGCGCTGGGCGGGCGCGCAGGCGGGCGGCACGGAGCAGCTCGCGCAGTGGCTGGACGACGCGCCCTCGCTGGTGCTCGCGCCGCTCACCCCCACCCGCAGCGCCCCCGACCTCGACACGCGCGCGCTCCCGATCCTGCGCGCACCGGCCGCCGGCGCGGTCGCACCGAGCGCGCCCGCGACGGCCGTCGGGGGCCTCGACCCGGAGCTCGAGCTCACCCGCCCGGCCCCGCGCCGGCCCGACGTCCGCGTCGTGACCCCGCACGCGCGTCCCGTCCCGATGGCGGCGGAGTTCGAGCTGAGCGACGGGCGCCGGCTCACGGTCGAGCGGACCGCCCTCGTGGGCCGCAACCCGGCCACCGTCGCCGACGTCCAGCTCGTGCGCGTCGTCGACCCCGCGCGGTCCGTCTCGAAGACGCACCTGCAGGTCGGCGTCGAGCCGGGAGGCGTGTGGGTGGCCGACCGGGGGTCGACGAACGGCACGGTCGTGACGCTGCCCGGCGGGGGTCAGGTCGTGTGCCAGGTCGACCACCAGGTGCGCCTGCGCGTGGGCGCGACGGTCGTGTTCGGCGACTGCTGGATGCGCCTCGTTCGGGCGCCGGGGTCGCCGCCCGTGTCCTAG
- a CDS encoding PQQ-binding-like beta-propeller repeat protein, whose amino-acid sequence MAGRRTAARMQLVEVDEPTVASRPTRHEHNPATALVEPSVVPAARPSFARLARRWWPVAAVVVVAVVATVLVGVARDRAFVDRIAAVPGLVRPLDGVPEVRWDAPATPHPGAVLSAGGALVLVSAQDGRWLVTAHDAQDGTALWSQDLAPVERSGFESSLVACPSRGEDVGALVVCLVTEPRVVYSDDASIDEPAHTRIVALDATDGEELGTWEVDDAMVRAGRVGDDLVLVTLDDAGHAVAERRSAVDGDVRWTYTTPDVLESVTLSRVAAAKIARDVVVVEGVVTTVLDMDDGAVLTVGAPYRNLQVVALQDGFATWATVGGGEVHEADGSQRFEVDGLPVPFTLDDGSAADTLVVDDGSRLRGVDAATGRVRWSTDTMLDVHARVSDRLLVSGLTRFGVVDATDGRVRWVSDAGDPMPWTPLTDGALVLAPGLAPDGSVQLLGLGLDDGVRYWALDLPERVQRIDGFGGVLVARTADRALVLG is encoded by the coding sequence ATGGCCGGGAGGCGAACGGCTGCACGGATGCAGCTCGTCGAGGTGGACGAGCCGACCGTCGCGTCCCGCCCCACGCGCCACGAGCACAACCCCGCGACCGCGCTCGTCGAGCCGTCGGTCGTGCCTGCCGCGCGGCCGTCGTTCGCGCGGCTCGCGCGGCGGTGGTGGCCCGTCGCGGCCGTCGTCGTGGTCGCGGTCGTCGCGACGGTCCTCGTCGGCGTCGCGCGCGACCGGGCGTTCGTCGACCGCATCGCCGCGGTGCCGGGGCTCGTGCGGCCGCTCGACGGCGTCCCGGAGGTCCGCTGGGACGCGCCCGCGACCCCGCACCCCGGTGCCGTGCTCTCCGCCGGCGGGGCGCTCGTGCTGGTCTCGGCGCAGGACGGCCGGTGGCTCGTCACGGCGCACGACGCGCAGGACGGCACGGCGCTGTGGTCGCAGGACCTCGCCCCGGTGGAGCGGTCCGGCTTCGAGAGCAGCCTCGTCGCGTGCCCGTCGCGCGGTGAGGACGTCGGTGCCCTCGTCGTGTGCCTCGTGACGGAGCCGCGGGTCGTGTACTCCGACGACGCGTCGATCGACGAGCCGGCGCACACCCGCATCGTCGCGCTCGACGCGACCGACGGCGAGGAGCTCGGCACGTGGGAGGTCGACGACGCGATGGTCCGGGCCGGCCGGGTCGGTGACGACCTCGTGCTCGTGACGCTCGACGACGCGGGGCACGCCGTGGCGGAGCGTCGCTCGGCGGTGGACGGGGACGTGCGCTGGACGTACACGACGCCGGACGTGCTGGAGTCCGTCACCCTGAGCCGCGTGGCCGCCGCGAAGATCGCGCGCGACGTGGTCGTGGTCGAGGGCGTCGTCACCACGGTCCTCGACATGGACGACGGCGCCGTCCTCACCGTCGGTGCGCCGTACCGCAACCTCCAGGTCGTCGCGCTGCAGGACGGCTTCGCGACGTGGGCGACCGTCGGCGGCGGCGAGGTGCACGAGGCCGACGGCTCGCAGCGGTTCGAGGTCGACGGCCTGCCGGTGCCGTTCACGCTCGACGACGGTTCCGCCGCGGACACGCTCGTCGTGGACGACGGCTCACGGCTGCGTGGTGTGGACGCGGCGACGGGGCGGGTGCGCTGGTCGACGGACACGATGCTCGACGTCCACGCGCGCGTCTCGGACCGCCTGCTGGTGTCGGGGCTGACGCGGTTCGGGGTCGTGGACGCGACGGACGGCCGGGTCCGGTGGGTGTCCGACGCGGGCGACCCGATGCCGTGGACGCCGCTCACGGACGGTGCGCTGGTGCTCGCGCCGGGCCTGGCGCCGGACGGGTCGGTGCAGCTGCTGGGCCTGGGGCTCGACGACGGGGTCCGGTACTGGGCGCTGGACCTGCCGGAGCGGGTGCAGCGGATCGACGGCTTCGGCGGGGTGCTGGTCGCCCGGACGGCCGACCGGGCGCTCGTCCTGGGCTGA
- a CDS encoding PQQ-binding-like beta-propeller repeat protein has product MGAAGPSPALQRVPLDEVDEADGGTGARPPSAFQRASRVAGAWSGWRARRPWRAIGVLVGSLGLAVTLAVTTPSLVTAHERSTVLRPGAFAGAIRTSSPPAARWTVAVDDRVLPVLVGDTVVVATGPGPDDRALAGLDVVTGALRWQRPLGVDPRPAEVRCLEVEARVACTLGPDQVDERVATRSGQAPAPDVAALVLLDPSTGEVLRRASTPGRVVSVATHDALAGDVVLAAIADGVLTIRRLDPETGAVRWVATRPSAFPAASTSRVHLTVGGGLVVATAEGSTLVVHVDDGAPVPPPADATGTDETALLSDGTLVRTRYRVHAVGVDVVSELSQGDGEPWLTTRGVPVEPGVSDGSSALVFTSSVLAGGPMGGRVRAYAPGRSDPAWHALTPAREIAVDAAGRVVLRAAGALVGLDAATGRTVWRRTFGLGMGPVFSDGRLVVVQRTSPGDGSALVALDLRTGAPEWVAPLPAGARTVVQLGAHLYAVSDDALTALR; this is encoded by the coding sequence ATGGGGGCGGCCGGGCCGAGCCCTGCGCTGCAGCGCGTCCCTCTCGACGAGGTCGACGAGGCCGACGGCGGGACGGGCGCGCGCCCACCGTCGGCGTTCCAGCGGGCGTCCCGCGTGGCTGGCGCGTGGTCGGGATGGCGGGCGCGCCGGCCGTGGCGGGCGATCGGCGTCCTCGTGGGGTCGTTGGGCCTGGCGGTGACGCTCGCGGTGACGACGCCCAGCCTGGTGACGGCGCACGAGCGGAGCACGGTCCTGCGTCCGGGGGCGTTCGCGGGCGCGATCCGCACGTCGTCGCCACCGGCGGCCCGCTGGACCGTGGCCGTCGACGACCGGGTGCTCCCGGTGCTCGTCGGCGACACGGTCGTGGTCGCGACGGGCCCCGGCCCGGACGACCGCGCGCTGGCAGGTCTGGACGTCGTGACCGGTGCCCTGCGCTGGCAGCGACCGCTCGGCGTGGACCCGCGCCCCGCGGAGGTGCGGTGCCTGGAGGTCGAGGCGCGCGTGGCGTGCACGCTCGGGCCGGACCAGGTCGACGAGCGCGTCGCGACGCGGTCGGGCCAGGCGCCCGCGCCGGACGTGGCCGCCCTCGTGCTGCTCGACCCGTCGACGGGCGAGGTCCTGCGCCGCGCGTCGACGCCCGGCCGCGTGGTGTCCGTGGCGACGCACGACGCGCTCGCGGGCGACGTGGTGCTCGCGGCGATCGCCGACGGGGTCCTCACGATCCGCCGGCTCGACCCGGAGACGGGAGCGGTGCGCTGGGTCGCGACCCGGCCGTCGGCATTCCCGGCGGCGTCGACGTCGCGCGTGCACCTGACGGTGGGCGGCGGCCTCGTGGTGGCGACCGCGGAGGGGAGCACGCTCGTCGTGCACGTGGACGACGGCGCGCCCGTGCCGCCGCCGGCCGACGCGACGGGGACGGACGAGACGGCGCTGCTCTCGGACGGCACGCTCGTCCGCACGCGGTACCGGGTGCACGCCGTGGGGGTCGACGTCGTCTCCGAGCTGTCGCAGGGCGACGGCGAGCCGTGGCTGACGACGCGGGGCGTGCCGGTCGAGCCGGGCGTGAGCGACGGGTCGTCGGCGCTGGTGTTCACGTCGAGCGTGCTGGCGGGCGGGCCGATGGGCGGACGCGTGCGCGCGTACGCCCCGGGCCGGTCGGACCCGGCGTGGCACGCGCTGACGCCGGCGCGGGAGATCGCGGTGGACGCGGCCGGGCGCGTGGTGCTCCGGGCCGCCGGGGCGCTGGTCGGGCTGGACGCGGCGACGGGCCGGACGGTGTGGCGGCGCACGTTCGGCCTCGGCATGGGGCCGGTGTTCTCGGACGGCCGTCTGGTGGTCGTGCAGCGCACGTCCCCGGGGGACGGGTCGGCGCTCGTGGCGCTCGACCTGCGCACGGGCGCGCCCGAGTGGGTCGCGCCGCTGCCCGCGGGGGCGCGCACCGTGGTGCAGCTGGGGGCGCACCTGTACGCGGTGTCGGACGACGCGCTGACGGCGCTGCGGTGA
- the leuA gene encoding 2-isopropylmalate synthase, translated as MSYLETSPQQPSPMPVHKYRPFHEQIRVDLPDRTWPGKRMTQAPRWCAVDLRDGNQALIEPMNAARKLEMFELLVQMGFKEIEVGFPSASQTDFDFVRMLIEEGRIPDDVVIQVLTQSREHLIERTYEAIAGAKQAIVHLYNSTSTLQREVVFRSDEDGIVDIAVSGARFCKKYEELIPDTEVFYEYSPESYTGTELEFAVRICNAVLEELKPTPDKKVIVNLPATVEMATPNVYADSIEWMSRNLRYRENVVLSLHPHNDRGTAVAAAELGYLAGADRIEGCLFGNGERTGNVCLVTLGMNLFSQGIDPQLDFSDIDHIRRTVERCNQLPVPERHPYGGDLVFTAFSGSHQDAIKKGLTAMEATAAREHKTVDELVWAVPYLPIDPKDVGRSYEAIIRVNSQSGKGGISYLMKSEKDLDLPRRLQIEFSQVVQRHTDEHGTEVTADELWRIFEDEYLPVEPGSATPPWGRLKLRGTRATSSEDGPDSLVVDLVDRGEVRTHEGSGNGPVAAFVDVLRGIGIDVAVLDYAEHALSAGGDASAAAYVECAIGDQILWGVGIDPSITTASLKAIISAVNRYER; from the coding sequence ATGAGCTATCTCGAGACGAGCCCCCAGCAGCCGTCGCCGATGCCGGTCCACAAGTACCGGCCGTTCCACGAGCAGATCCGCGTCGACCTGCCCGACCGCACCTGGCCCGGCAAGCGCATGACCCAGGCGCCCCGCTGGTGCGCGGTGGACCTGCGGGACGGCAACCAGGCCCTCATCGAGCCGATGAACGCCGCCCGCAAGCTCGAGATGTTCGAGCTGCTGGTGCAGATGGGCTTCAAGGAGATCGAGGTCGGCTTCCCGTCCGCGTCGCAGACCGACTTCGACTTCGTCCGGATGCTCATCGAGGAGGGGCGGATCCCGGACGACGTCGTCATCCAGGTCCTGACCCAGTCGCGTGAGCACCTGATCGAGCGGACGTACGAGGCGATCGCGGGCGCGAAGCAGGCGATCGTGCACCTGTACAACTCGACGTCGACGCTCCAGCGAGAGGTCGTGTTCCGCTCCGACGAGGACGGCATCGTCGACATCGCCGTCTCCGGGGCGCGGTTCTGCAAGAAGTACGAGGAGCTGATCCCGGACACCGAGGTGTTCTACGAGTACAGCCCGGAGTCGTACACGGGCACGGAGCTCGAGTTCGCGGTGCGGATCTGCAACGCGGTGCTGGAGGAGCTCAAGCCGACGCCTGACAAGAAGGTCATCGTCAACCTGCCGGCGACGGTCGAGATGGCGACGCCGAACGTCTACGCGGACTCGATCGAGTGGATGAGCCGCAACCTGCGGTACCGCGAGAACGTCGTCCTGTCGCTGCACCCGCACAACGACCGCGGCACGGCCGTCGCGGCCGCGGAGCTGGGCTACCTGGCCGGCGCCGACCGCATCGAGGGCTGCCTGTTCGGCAACGGCGAGCGCACCGGCAACGTGTGCCTGGTGACGCTCGGCATGAACCTCTTCAGCCAGGGCATCGACCCGCAGCTCGACTTCTCCGACATCGACCACATCCGCCGGACGGTCGAGCGCTGCAACCAGCTGCCCGTGCCCGAGCGGCACCCGTACGGCGGCGACCTCGTCTTCACGGCGTTCTCCGGCTCGCACCAGGACGCCATCAAGAAGGGCCTCACGGCCATGGAGGCGACCGCCGCGCGCGAGCACAAGACCGTCGACGAGCTCGTCTGGGCGGTGCCGTACCTGCCGATCGACCCGAAGGACGTCGGCCGCTCGTACGAGGCGATCATCCGCGTGAACTCGCAGTCCGGGAAGGGCGGCATCAGCTACCTGATGAAGTCCGAGAAGGACCTCGACCTGCCGCGCCGCCTGCAGATCGAGTTCTCGCAGGTCGTGCAGAGGCACACCGACGAGCACGGCACCGAGGTCACCGCCGACGAGCTGTGGCGGATCTTCGAGGACGAGTACCTGCCGGTCGAGCCGGGCTCGGCGACGCCGCCGTGGGGCCGCCTCAAGCTGCGCGGCACGCGCGCCACGAGCTCCGAGGACGGGCCCGACTCCCTCGTCGTGGACCTCGTCGACCGCGGCGAGGTCCGCACGCACGAGGGCTCCGGCAACGGCCCGGTCGCGGCGTTCGTCGACGTGCTGCGCGGGATCGGGATCGACGTCGCGGTCCTCGACTACGCCGAGCACGCGCTGTCCGCGGGCGGCGACGCGTCGGCCGCGGCCTACGTCGAGTGCGCGATCGGCGACCAGATCCTGTGGGGCGTCGGCATCGACCCGTCGATCACGACGGCGTCGCTCAAGGCGATCATCTCCGCGGTCAACCGGTACGAGCGCTGA
- the recO gene encoding DNA repair protein RecO: MSLYRDEAIVLRTHKLGEADRIVTLLTRSHGKVRAVGKGVRRTSSRFGSRLEPFMHVDVQLSTGRSLDIVTQAETLGAYGRPVCEDYTLYTAGTVMLETAERLVEAEHEPALQQYWLLVGAVRALATREHTPGLVLDSYLLRALAVAGWAPSFTDCARCGEPGPHHAFAVASGGAVCGACRPPGAAAPAPETFALLAALLAGDWSVADASAERHRGEGNGLVAAFCQFHLERQLRSLPLVERV, from the coding sequence GTGAGCCTCTACCGCGACGAGGCGATCGTGCTGCGCACCCACAAGCTCGGTGAGGCCGACCGCATCGTGACCCTGCTGACGCGCAGCCACGGCAAGGTGCGCGCCGTCGGCAAGGGCGTGCGCCGCACGTCGTCGCGCTTCGGCTCGCGGCTCGAGCCGTTCATGCACGTCGACGTGCAGCTCTCCACGGGCCGCTCGCTCGACATCGTCACGCAGGCCGAGACGCTCGGCGCGTACGGCCGCCCGGTCTGCGAGGACTACACGCTCTACACGGCCGGGACTGTGATGCTCGAGACCGCCGAGCGGCTCGTCGAGGCCGAGCACGAGCCCGCGCTGCAGCAGTACTGGCTGCTCGTCGGCGCGGTCCGCGCGCTCGCGACCCGTGAGCACACGCCCGGCCTCGTCCTCGACTCCTACCTGCTCCGGGCCCTCGCGGTCGCCGGGTGGGCGCCGTCGTTCACCGACTGCGCGCGCTGCGGCGAGCCCGGCCCGCACCACGCGTTCGCGGTCGCGTCCGGCGGGGCTGTGTGCGGCGCGTGTCGCCCGCCCGGCGCCGCCGCCCCCGCGCCCGAGACGTTCGCGCTGCTCGCCGCGCTGCTCGCGGGGGACTGGTCGGTGGCCGACGCGAGCGCCGAGCGGCACCGCGGCGAGGGCAACGGCCTCGTCGCGGCGTTCTGCCAGTTCCACCTGGAACGCCAGCTCCGCTCCCTGCCTCTGGTCGAGCGCGTCTGA
- a CDS encoding isoprenyl transferase, which yields MTVVPTPVPPYPHPSGERAPAIPKQFVPKHVAVVMDGNGRWANARGLPRTEGHRAGEASLLDVVAGAIEIGVEYVSAYAFSTENWSRSPDEVRFLMGFNRDVLRRRRDLMNSWGVRVRWAGRRPRLWRSVISELEEAEQLTKDNTTCTLTMCVNYGGRAEIADAAQAIAREVAAGRLKPDRINEKTFARYLDEPDLPDVDLFLRSSGEQRTSNFMLWQAAYAELVFLDEPWPDVDRRHLWRAVETYARRDRRYGGAVDKPGGTPA from the coding sequence ATGACCGTCGTGCCGACTCCTGTGCCCCCGTACCCGCACCCGTCCGGGGAGCGTGCCCCGGCGATCCCGAAGCAGTTCGTGCCGAAGCACGTGGCCGTCGTCATGGACGGCAACGGGCGGTGGGCGAACGCGCGCGGGCTGCCGCGGACCGAGGGGCACCGGGCCGGGGAGGCGTCGCTGCTCGACGTCGTCGCGGGCGCGATCGAGATCGGCGTCGAGTACGTGAGCGCGTACGCGTTCTCGACGGAGAACTGGTCGCGCTCGCCCGACGAGGTGCGGTTCCTCATGGGGTTCAACCGCGACGTGCTGCGGCGACGCCGGGACCTCATGAACTCGTGGGGCGTGCGCGTGCGGTGGGCGGGCCGGCGCCCGCGGCTGTGGCGGTCGGTCATCTCCGAGCTCGAGGAGGCCGAGCAGCTCACGAAGGACAACACGACGTGCACGCTCACGATGTGCGTCAACTACGGCGGGCGCGCCGAGATCGCCGACGCCGCGCAGGCGATCGCGCGCGAGGTCGCCGCGGGGCGGCTCAAGCCGGACCGGATCAACGAGAAGACGTTCGCGCGCTACCTCGACGAGCCGGACCTGCCCGACGTGGACCTGTTCCTGCGGTCGTCCGGGGAGCAGCGCACGTCGAACTTCATGCTCTGGCAGGCCGCGTACGCCGAGCTCGTGTTCCTCGACGAGCCGTGGCCCGACGTGGACCGGCGGCACCTGTGGCGCGCGGTCGAGACCTACGCCCGACGCGACCGCCGGTACGGGGGAGCGGTCGACAAGCCCGGGGGCACGCCCGCCTGA
- a CDS encoding VOC family protein — MTLRPAMVTFDTLDATTLADWWARQTGGTVRDDSDGWYVMVMPSAAGGPVLAFQKVPDPTPGKNRLHVDLAAADRDAEVERLLGDGATLVGRHEHEGFQWVVLADPDGNQFCVSQEHTAS; from the coding sequence ATGACGCTGCGACCCGCGATGGTGACCTTCGACACGCTCGACGCGACGACGCTCGCGGACTGGTGGGCCCGGCAGACGGGCGGCACCGTGCGCGACGACAGTGACGGCTGGTACGTCATGGTCATGCCGTCCGCCGCGGGCGGGCCGGTGCTCGCGTTCCAGAAGGTGCCCGACCCGACGCCCGGCAAGAACCGCCTGCACGTCGACCTCGCGGCGGCGGACCGCGACGCCGAGGTCGAGCGGCTGCTCGGCGACGGCGCGACGCTGGTCGGCCGGCACGAGCACGAGGGCTTCCAGTGGGTCGTGCTCGCGGACCCGGACGGTAACCAGTTCTGCGTCTCGCAGGAGCACACGGCGTCCTGA
- a CDS encoding DedA family protein produces MDDDPIAAFGLATVPVGIAVVLLFFIVLARSHATYWAGRGVTRGAQYVHESDRGFAWWRSTIQHLERWTSTRAAQRGLDLVRRWGAVAVTLAYLTVGLQTAVFASAGLIRMRYLRFTIASIPGSIAWAMIWATVGFGAVWAGVRLFVASPVAGVAVVLLLAVAIGWVVRRRLQRNAATADEHPAHPGRHAAESDA; encoded by the coding sequence GTGGACGACGACCCCATCGCGGCATTCGGGCTCGCGACCGTGCCCGTCGGCATCGCCGTCGTCCTGCTGTTCTTCATCGTGCTCGCCCGCTCGCACGCGACCTACTGGGCCGGGCGTGGCGTCACGCGCGGCGCCCAGTACGTGCACGAGTCCGACCGCGGGTTCGCCTGGTGGCGCTCGACGATCCAGCACCTCGAGCGCTGGACCAGCACGCGCGCCGCGCAGCGCGGGCTCGACCTCGTGCGCCGCTGGGGCGCCGTCGCGGTCACGCTCGCCTACCTGACCGTCGGCCTGCAGACGGCGGTGTTCGCGTCGGCGGGCCTGATCCGCATGCGCTACCTGCGGTTCACCATCGCGTCCATCCCCGGGTCGATCGCCTGGGCGATGATCTGGGCGACCGTCGGCTTTGGTGCCGTCTGGGCGGGCGTGCGGCTGTTCGTCGCCTCACCCGTCGCGGGCGTCGCCGTCGTGCTGCTGCTCGCGGTCGCGATCGGGTGGGTCGTCCGCCGCCGCCTCCAGCGCAACGCCGCGACCGCCGACGAGCACCCCGCCCACCCCGGTCGGCACGCGGCCGAGAGCGACGCCTGA